In a genomic window of Pelecanus crispus isolate bPelCri1 chromosome 1, bPelCri1.pri, whole genome shotgun sequence:
- the FAM131B gene encoding protein FAM131B isoform X1 — translation MDSTSSLHGSSFHRPSTEQTRTDFSWDGINLSMEDTTSILPKLKRNSNAYGIGALAKSSFSGISRSMKDHVTKPTAMGQGRVAHMIEWQGWGKGNSQQQQHTHETARKDADAYSDLSDGEKEARFLAGVMEQFAISEATLMAWSSMDGEDVSVNSNQENPAGNYSENYQELMESQEHMAQTQYDSWPHSYVSQGMYCLGSSDAWETSDQSLIASPATGSYLGQNFDESQTNLQEMWPLQTAHGGGGAESSTYMEDHIEDEGNPRLEKAPLLNKKPSPEEDDAVCRDLESLSPREEMEHAALSRKVSDVTSSGVQSFDEEEGETNN, via the exons ATGGACAGCACCAGTTCACTGCATGGCAGCAGCTTCCATCGACCTTCCACTGAG CAAACTCGGACAGATTTCTCCTGGGATGGTATCAAT ctcTCCATGGAAGATACGACCTCCATCCTCCCCAAGCTGAAACGCAACTCCAATGCTTATGGGATTGGGGCTTTGGCTAAATCATCTTTCTCTG GGATATCTCGCAGCATGAAGGACCATGTCACAAAGCCAACGGCTATGGGCCAAGGCCGTGTGGCTCACATGATTGAATGGCAAGGCTGGGGCAAAGGtaacagccagcagcagcagcacacgcATGAGACAGCACGCAAAGACGCTGATGCCTACTCAGACCTGAGTGATGGTGAAAAGGAGGCCCGGTTCCTTGCAG GAGTGATGGAACAGTTTGCTATTTCTGAGGCAACTCTCATGGCCTGGTCCTCCATGGATGGTGAGGATGTGAGTGTAAACTCAAATCAAGAGAACCCAGCAGGCAACTACTCTGAGAACTATCAGGAGCTAATGGAGAGCCAAG AGCATATGGCCCAGACGCAGTATGACAGCTGGCCTCATTCCTACGTCTCGCAGGGCATGTATTGCTTAGGTTCATCTGATGCCTGGGAGACCAGTGACCAGTCCCTCATTGCTTCCCCAGCAACTGGCTCCTACTTAGGCCAGAATTTTGATGAGTCCCAGACAAACCTTCAGGAGA TGTGGCCCCTGCAGACTGCTCATGGTGGGGGTGGGGCTGAGTCCAGCACGTACATGGAAGACCACATTGAGGATGAAGGGAATCCACGGCTGGAGAAGGCTCCTCTCCTAAACAAGAAGCCCTCTCCAGAGGAGGATGATGCAGTGTGCCGGGACCTAGAATCACTGTCTCCTCGAGAGGAGATGGAACATGCTGCACTGAGCCGCAAAGTCTCAGATGTCACCTCCTCTGGGGTGCAGTCCTTTGatgaggaagagggagaaacaaaCAACTGA
- the FAM131B gene encoding protein FAM131B isoform X2, whose amino-acid sequence MDSTSSLHGSSFHRPSTELSMEDTTSILPKLKRNSNAYGIGALAKSSFSGISRSMKDHVTKPTAMGQGRVAHMIEWQGWGKGNSQQQQHTHETARKDADAYSDLSDGEKEARFLAGVMEQFAISEATLMAWSSMDGEDVSVNSNQENPAGNYSENYQELMESQEHMAQTQYDSWPHSYVSQGMYCLGSSDAWETSDQSLIASPATGSYLGQNFDESQTNLQEMWPLQTAHGGGGAESSTYMEDHIEDEGNPRLEKAPLLNKKPSPEEDDAVCRDLESLSPREEMEHAALSRKVSDVTSSGVQSFDEEEGETNN is encoded by the exons ATGGACAGCACCAGTTCACTGCATGGCAGCAGCTTCCATCGACCTTCCACTGAG ctcTCCATGGAAGATACGACCTCCATCCTCCCCAAGCTGAAACGCAACTCCAATGCTTATGGGATTGGGGCTTTGGCTAAATCATCTTTCTCTG GGATATCTCGCAGCATGAAGGACCATGTCACAAAGCCAACGGCTATGGGCCAAGGCCGTGTGGCTCACATGATTGAATGGCAAGGCTGGGGCAAAGGtaacagccagcagcagcagcacacgcATGAGACAGCACGCAAAGACGCTGATGCCTACTCAGACCTGAGTGATGGTGAAAAGGAGGCCCGGTTCCTTGCAG GAGTGATGGAACAGTTTGCTATTTCTGAGGCAACTCTCATGGCCTGGTCCTCCATGGATGGTGAGGATGTGAGTGTAAACTCAAATCAAGAGAACCCAGCAGGCAACTACTCTGAGAACTATCAGGAGCTAATGGAGAGCCAAG AGCATATGGCCCAGACGCAGTATGACAGCTGGCCTCATTCCTACGTCTCGCAGGGCATGTATTGCTTAGGTTCATCTGATGCCTGGGAGACCAGTGACCAGTCCCTCATTGCTTCCCCAGCAACTGGCTCCTACTTAGGCCAGAATTTTGATGAGTCCCAGACAAACCTTCAGGAGA TGTGGCCCCTGCAGACTGCTCATGGTGGGGGTGGGGCTGAGTCCAGCACGTACATGGAAGACCACATTGAGGATGAAGGGAATCCACGGCTGGAGAAGGCTCCTCTCCTAAACAAGAAGCCCTCTCCAGAGGAGGATGATGCAGTGTGCCGGGACCTAGAATCACTGTCTCCTCGAGAGGAGATGGAACATGCTGCACTGAGCCGCAAAGTCTCAGATGTCACCTCCTCTGGGGTGCAGTCCTTTGatgaggaagagggagaaacaaaCAACTGA